Part of the Actinomycetota bacterium genome is shown below.
TGATGATCGGATGCCTCGCGATGCGCAGCGAGCACTCGTTCATCTACATCCGCGGCGAGTACGAGTGGCCGGCCCGCCGCCTCGGCGACGCCATCCTCGAGGCCTACGAACGCGGCTACCTCGGCGACGACATGTTCGGCACCGGCCGCCGTCTGCACATGACGCTGCACCGCGGCGCTGGTGCGTACATCGCCGGTGAGGAGAGCGCGCTGCTGAACTCGTTGGAGGGCCGCCGCGGCCAGCCGCGACTGCGTCCACCGTTCCCCGCACAGTCGGGGCTGTACGCCAGCCCCACCACGGTGAACAACGTGGAGACGATCTGCAGCGTCCCGGGGATCGTCTCCAACGGCGCCGAGTGGTGGCGCCAGTGGGGGACGGAGGACAGCACGGGAACCAAGCTGGTGTGTGTCTCCGGCCACGTGAAGCGACCGATGAACTTCGAGGTCCCGATGGGAACCCCCATCCGCGCCATCGTCGAGGACCTGTGCGGGGGGATGATCGACGACCGGCCGGTGAAGTTCTTCCTCCCCGGCGGATCATCGGTCCCGATGCTCCCCGGCGATGCGCTCGACGTCGGGCTGGACTTCGAGTCGCTGCAGGAGGCCGGAACGATGCTCGGCACGGCCGCGTTGATGGTCTTCGACGACCGCACCTGCACCGTCGACGCCTCGCTCAACTGGAACCAGTTCTACGAGCACGAGTCGTGCGGCAAGTGCACTCCCTGCCGCGAGGGCACGTTCTGGCTCAGCCAGGTCCTCACCCGGTTGGAGACCGGCCGGGGACGCATGGCCGACA
Proteins encoded:
- a CDS encoding SLBB domain-containing protein; this encodes MIGCLAMRSEHSFIYIRGEYEWPARRLGDAILEAYERGYLGDDMFGTGRRLHMTLHRGAGAYIAGEESALLNSLEGRRGQPRLRPPFPAQSGLYASPTTVNNVETICSVPGIVSNGAEWWRQWGTEDSTGTKLVCVSGHVKRPMNFEVPMGTPIRAIVEDLCGGMIDDRPVKFFLPGGSSVPMLPGDALDVGLDFESLQEAGTMLGTAALMVFDDRTCTVDASLNWNQFYEHESCGKCTPCREGTFWLSQVLTRLETGRGRMADIDVVEQVCTQMWGRSFCALGDGAAQPPQSAIKYFRDEWEAHVEQGGCPFDATPRGEEIEPLHPHRESEEGTIEPPRTGLPLVEQTTTRGKGSRA